From Musa acuminata AAA Group cultivar baxijiao chromosome BXJ3-8, Cavendish_Baxijiao_AAA, whole genome shotgun sequence, one genomic window encodes:
- the LOC103995894 gene encoding lysophospholipid acyltransferase LPEAT1 isoform X2 produces MVMVSAMASELNSLTGANGTREDTVSVSPERGATLKDEQPLLKSDTPAASPTAESIEELERKYAPYVRRDAYGTMGRGEIPATEKVMLVIAAVTLVPIRLVLGMLILVIYYLICRICTLFSAPHEEDGQEDYAHMGGWRREVVVRCGRFCSRAMLFTFGFYWIKETHRSIGNEDGCRDQADESERPGAVVSNHISYVDILYHMSSSFPSFVAKRSVAKLPLVGLISKCLGCVYVQRESKSSDFKGVSGVVTERIQEAHENKLCPMMLLFPEGTTTNGDYLLPFKSGAFLAKVPVLPVILRYPYCRFSPAWDSISGVRHVFLLLCQFVNHIEVIWLPVYYPSEQEKEDPKLYANNVRKLMATEGNLTLSDIGLAEKRIYHAVLNGLCVQS; encoded by the exons ATGGTTATGGTTTCTGCAATGGCGTCCGAACTCAATAGCCTCACCGGAGCCAACGGAACCCGCGAAGACACCGTCAGCGTCTCCCCTGAACGCGGCGCCACGCTGAAGGACGAGCAGCCGCTCCTCAAGTCCGACACCCCCGCAGCAAGCCCAACGGCCGAGAGCATTGAGGAGTTGGAGCGAAAGTACGCACCGTATGTGCGGAGGGACGCGTACGGGACGATGGGGCGAGGCGAGATCCCCGCGACGGAGAAGGTGATGCTGGTGATCGCGGCGGTGACGCTGGTCCCGATCCGCTTGGTGCTTGGGATGTTGATATTGGTGATTTACTACCTGATATGCCGGATTTGCACGCTGTTCTCCGCTCCGCATGAGGAGGATGGGCAGGAGGACTACGCCCATATGGGTGGGTGGAGGAGGGAGGTGGTGGTCCGATGCGGGAGATTCTGTTCTAGGGCAATGCTCTTTACGTTTGGTTTTTATTGGATCAAAGAGACTCACAGGAGCATTGGAAACGAG GATGGCTGCAGAGATCAGGCTGATGAATCGGAAAGACCAGGTGCAGTTGTGTCTAATCATATTTCATATGTGGATATTCTCTATCATATGTCATCATCCTTTCCAAGTTTTGTTGCAAAG AGATCAGTAGCTAAGCTTCCCCTAGTTGGTCTCATCAG CAAGTGCCTTGGTTGTGTCTATGTTCAACGAGAGTCTAAATCCTCTGATTTTAAAGGTGTTTCAG GTGTGGTGACAGAAAGAATCCAAGAGGCCCATGAAAATAAGCTTTGCCCAATGATGTTGCTCTTTCCAG AGGGAACAACAACGAATGGTGATTATCTTCTTCCATTTAAGTCTGGTGCCTTTCTAGCAAAAGTGCCAGTCCTTCCAGTTATTCTAAGATATCCTTACTGCAGATTCAGTCCAGCATGGGATTCCATATCTGGG GTACGCCATGTTTTCTTGCTTCTTTGTCAGTTTGTGAATCACATTGAGGTCATCTGGCTGCCTGTTTACTACCCTTCTGAGCAAGAAAAGGAGGATCCCAAACTCTATGCTAACAATGTTAGGAAATTAATGGCTACCGAG GGTAATCTAACACTTTCAGATATCGGGCTTGCTGAGAAACGAATCTATCATGCTGTGCTGAATG GTTTATGTGTCCAAAGCTAA
- the LOC103995894 gene encoding lysophospholipid acyltransferase LPEAT1 isoform X1, with amino-acid sequence MVMVSAMASELNSLTGANGTREDTVSVSPERGATLKDEQPLLKSDTPAASPTAESIEELERKYAPYVRRDAYGTMGRGEIPATEKVMLVIAAVTLVPIRLVLGMLILVIYYLICRICTLFSAPHEEDGQEDYAHMGGWRREVVVRCGRFCSRAMLFTFGFYWIKETHRSIGNEDGCRDQADESERPGAVVSNHISYVDILYHMSSSFPSFVAKRSVAKLPLVGLISKCLGCVYVQRESKSSDFKGVSGVVTERIQEAHENKLCPMMLLFPEGTTTNGDYLLPFKSGAFLAKVPVLPVILRYPYCRFSPAWDSISGVRHVFLLLCQFVNHIEVIWLPVYYPSEQEKEDPKLYANNVRKLMATEGNLTLSDIGLAEKRIYHAVLNGNSLPRVLHQKDD; translated from the exons ATGGTTATGGTTTCTGCAATGGCGTCCGAACTCAATAGCCTCACCGGAGCCAACGGAACCCGCGAAGACACCGTCAGCGTCTCCCCTGAACGCGGCGCCACGCTGAAGGACGAGCAGCCGCTCCTCAAGTCCGACACCCCCGCAGCAAGCCCAACGGCCGAGAGCATTGAGGAGTTGGAGCGAAAGTACGCACCGTATGTGCGGAGGGACGCGTACGGGACGATGGGGCGAGGCGAGATCCCCGCGACGGAGAAGGTGATGCTGGTGATCGCGGCGGTGACGCTGGTCCCGATCCGCTTGGTGCTTGGGATGTTGATATTGGTGATTTACTACCTGATATGCCGGATTTGCACGCTGTTCTCCGCTCCGCATGAGGAGGATGGGCAGGAGGACTACGCCCATATGGGTGGGTGGAGGAGGGAGGTGGTGGTCCGATGCGGGAGATTCTGTTCTAGGGCAATGCTCTTTACGTTTGGTTTTTATTGGATCAAAGAGACTCACAGGAGCATTGGAAACGAG GATGGCTGCAGAGATCAGGCTGATGAATCGGAAAGACCAGGTGCAGTTGTGTCTAATCATATTTCATATGTGGATATTCTCTATCATATGTCATCATCCTTTCCAAGTTTTGTTGCAAAG AGATCAGTAGCTAAGCTTCCCCTAGTTGGTCTCATCAG CAAGTGCCTTGGTTGTGTCTATGTTCAACGAGAGTCTAAATCCTCTGATTTTAAAGGTGTTTCAG GTGTGGTGACAGAAAGAATCCAAGAGGCCCATGAAAATAAGCTTTGCCCAATGATGTTGCTCTTTCCAG AGGGAACAACAACGAATGGTGATTATCTTCTTCCATTTAAGTCTGGTGCCTTTCTAGCAAAAGTGCCAGTCCTTCCAGTTATTCTAAGATATCCTTACTGCAGATTCAGTCCAGCATGGGATTCCATATCTGGG GTACGCCATGTTTTCTTGCTTCTTTGTCAGTTTGTGAATCACATTGAGGTCATCTGGCTGCCTGTTTACTACCCTTCTGAGCAAGAAAAGGAGGATCCCAAACTCTATGCTAACAATGTTAGGAAATTAATGGCTACCGAG GGTAATCTAACACTTTCAGATATCGGGCTTGCTGAGAAACGAATCTATCATGCTGTGCTGAATGGTAATAGTCTACCTCGTGTTTTACATCAGAAAGATGATTGA
- the LOC135643988 gene encoding GDSL esterase/lipase At1g28590-like, with the protein MASGNRLHLMIVILLLPNIHHANGSCFPAMFSFGDSLQDTGNFVNTYANTSVSKPPWGLTYFHRATGRFSNGRLILDFIAQAVGLPLVPPIRGGGDFSRGANFAFAGATAQDKSTLAGLGLDVTGWGNHSLAVEIEWFKDLLRSEPSLAEPTFLGNSLFMVGEIGGNDYNAALAQNIPVDQITKVFVPSVLGAISSGITTLIELGARNFIVPGNLPIGCVPEWLGKFYSTDSGDYDEHGCLVWMNDLSLYHNKALQDELNWLMELYPNVTIAYADLFGSGMRMFANPQQFGITVPFTACCGGHGHGCDETGPVCSNPLAYASWEGFHPTEATYRAISDGLIRGPFAIPLLNQTCSS; encoded by the exons ATGGCCTCCGGCAACCGTCTTCACCTCATGATAGTCATCCTGCTTCTACCGAACATCCACCACGCAAACGGCAGCTGTTTTCCGGCCATGTTCAGCTTCGGCGACTCGCTTCAAGACACAGGCAACTTCGTCAACACCTACGCCAATACCTCCGTCAGCAAGCCGCCCTGGGGGCTGACCTACTTCCATCGTGCGACGGGGCGGTTCTCCAATGGCCGACTCATCTTGGACTTCATCG CACAAGCCGTTGGATTGCCGCTGGTGCCGCCGATCCGTGGAGGAGGGGACTTCTCACGCGGCGCGAACTTCGCGTTTGCAGGGGCCACAGCGCAGGACAAATCCACCTTGGCCGGCCTTGGGCTTGATGTTACCGGTTGGGGTAACCACTCCTTGGCCGTCGAGATCGAGTGGTTTAAGGACCTGCTTCGATCCGAGCCGTCCCTTGCAG AACCAACCTTCTTGGGCAACTCGCTGTTCATGGTGGGAGAGATAGGAGGCAATGACTACAACGCCGCGTTGGCTCAGAACATACCGGTAGATCAGATCACGAAAGTATTTGTGCCCTCTGTGCTTGGGGCAATCAGCTCCGGGATCACC ACTTTGATCGAACTCGGCGCGAGAAACTTCATAGTTCCCGGAAACCTACCGATCGGCTGTGTTCCGGAGTGGCTCGGAaagttctacagcacagattctgGAGACTATGATGAACACGGCTGCCTCGTGTGGATGAATGACTTGTCGCTGTACCACAACAAAGCGTTGCAGGATGAGCTAAACTGGCTCATGGAGCTTTATCCGAATGTAACCATCGCCTACGCTGATCTTTTCGGATCCGGCATGAGGATGTTCGCCAATCCACAACAATTCG GCATCACAGTACCTTTTACTGCTTGCTGCGGAGGCCACGGACATGGATGCGATGAAACTGGACCTGTTTGCAGCAATCCATTAGCCTATGCTTCTTGGGAAGGATTCCACCCAACCGAGGCAACTTACCGTGCCATTTCTGATGGGTTGATCAGAGGGCCATTCGCCATTCCTTTATTG